One part of the Proteiniborus sp. DW1 genome encodes these proteins:
- the hflK gene encoding FtsH protease activity modulator HflK — MQFLVILAVVAIIIAADKVKKQKIKKKYDENVIEIEPNKKKLNLNINTKVIWAIAIVALLVLASLSSVYTVDQTEFAVLTTFGKPSNEIVGSGLKFKLPYPIQKVHKLSKETFSLTLGYTEKGEQMQTNVAESKMITGDENIVLADLEVQWKIVDPIAFLYNTSNPETILKNATSSSLRTVVGSATVDDALTDGRTKIINDIRENLIELINHYNLGISIINVNLQDVDLPTAEVDAAFKSVTDAREERITKINEANKYRNEKINQVQGEQAAILSKAEGEKISKVEKAKGDVAQFNAIYSEYKNNPDTTRHRLIIEALEIAFKDARVIIVDDGGNTVKYVPLEELLKRGGN, encoded by the coding sequence ATGCAATTTTTAGTTATTTTAGCTGTAGTAGCAATTATAATAGCTGCCGATAAGGTAAAAAAGCAAAAAATTAAAAAGAAATATGATGAAAATGTGATTGAAATTGAACCAAATAAAAAGAAATTGAATCTAAATATTAATACCAAGGTTATTTGGGCCATAGCCATAGTAGCTTTATTAGTACTAGCTTCACTTTCTAGTGTTTATACTGTTGATCAAACTGAATTTGCAGTGCTTACAACCTTTGGAAAACCAAGCAATGAAATAGTTGGTTCTGGGCTTAAGTTTAAATTACCTTATCCTATACAAAAGGTACATAAGTTATCAAAGGAAACCTTCTCTTTGACACTGGGATATACAGAAAAAGGAGAACAGATGCAGACAAACGTAGCAGAATCTAAGATGATAACTGGTGACGAGAACATAGTATTAGCAGATTTAGAGGTTCAATGGAAAATAGTTGACCCTATAGCATTCTTATATAATACAAGTAATCCTGAAACTATATTAAAAAATGCAACTTCCTCATCTCTAAGAACAGTAGTAGGAAGTGCCACAGTAGATGATGCACTAACAGACGGTAGAACTAAGATAATAAATGATATTAGAGAAAATCTAATTGAGCTTATAAATCATTACAACTTAGGTATATCAATAATAAATGTAAATCTGCAAGACGTAGATTTACCAACTGCAGAAGTAGATGCTGCCTTTAAATCAGTTACAGATGCTAGAGAAGAGAGGATAACAAAAATAAACGAAGCAAATAAATATAGAAATGAGAAGATTAATCAAGTACAAGGTGAGCAAGCTGCTATACTTAGTAAGGCAGAGGGTGAAAAAATTAGTAAAGTAGAAAAAGCTAAGGGAGATGTAGCTCAATTTAATGCTATTTACTCAGAATATAAAAACAACCCAGATACTACTAGACATAGATTGATAATAGAAGCATTAGAGATAGCTTTCAAGGATGCAAGAGTTATAA